The genomic region CACGTAGGCAATCATCGCCCGCTCGCGCCGCGCCTCGCTGTACTCACGGATGGCCTGGATCAGCTCCGGCAGCGGGTGCGTCTTCTCGATGGGGAGCACCTTCGCGCGCTTCTCCGGGATGGCGCTCGTCACGCTGAACGCCAGACGGAACGGGTGCCCTTCCTTCGTGTAGCGGCGAATCGCGGGCACGTGCCCCGCCGTGGAGAACGTGATGGCCGTGCCGGAGATGGAGAACCCCGCCGGGTGCGACAGGATCTGCGCCGCGCGGATGGTCTCCTTGTAGTTCAGCAGCGGCTCGCCCATCCCCATGAACACCACGCCGCCCACGCGCCGGTCCGCCTCCGCGCGCACCTGCATCACCTGATCCAGGATCTCCCAGGTCTGGAGATTCCGCTGGAAGCCCAGCTTGCCCGTCATGCAGAAGTCGCACGCCAGCGCACAGCCCACCTGGCTGGACACACAGACGACGTACTTCTCCTCGAAGATGGGGATGCGCACCGCTTCGATGCGGCCACCCAGCGGTGACTCGAAGAGGTACTTCACGAAGCCGTCTTCCGCCTGCCGCCGCTCCACAACCTTGAGGGACGGCATCTCCGCCTGGGCGCGGAGCAGGTCCGCGACCCGGCGCGGCACCTGGGGCGCCAGCGCGACGGCATCCACCGTGGGACGGGCGTGGGCGAAGACGCCCGCGAACACCTTGCGCACCGCGGTCGCGGACGGTTGGGCCGGCGCGAGCGCTGCTTCCAGCTCCGGCAGCGACAGACTTTTCAGGTTCACGAGCAGGACTTGATCTTCGAGCGCAGGAACTCGGTCAGCTTCGCTGACACTTCCCGAGGCATCTTCAGCGCCATGGCGCGCTTGCACAGGCCGGGAGTCGCCCGATAGGTGCTGAGGAATTCCTCGCAGGGCTTACAGCCCGACAGGTGCTCCTGCAGGTGCCGCGCCTCCTCCTCGGGCATTTCGCCCTCAAGGAACTCAAGCAGGAGGTTGATGGAATCTTTGCAGGTATACATCCGAACCTCGGCTGGCTGCGGCTCCCCTCGTTCCTGTTCGAAGATGCCGAGGCGCCCTGGGGGTTTCACACCCCGCGATTGTCCCGGTTGTAGAACAGGTCGATGGCTTCTCGCAGCGCGAGCCGTGCCCGGTGCAGGCGGCTCTTGATGGCGGGGATGGAATCCCCCGTCACCTCTGCGATCTGTTCGTAGCTGAGGCCATCCACGTCTTTCAAGAGGAAGACTTCCCGGTAGCCCTCCGGCAACCGGTCGGCCGCCTGCTGGATGGCCTGCCCCAGCTCCGCGTCCAGCGCCTTCTCCTCGGCGTCCCGGCTCCAGTCCGAGACGGGGTAGTCCGCCAGGGTCCCCCGCTCCGTGAACTCAGGGGTCTGGAGCTCGGACTCGGCCGCCTGGGCCACCCGCCGGTGACGCAGGCGCATGAGGGCGTGGTTGGCCGCGATGCGGTGCACCCAGGACCCGAAGGCCGCCTCGCCCCGGAAGTCCTTCAGGTGTTGGTAGGCGGACAGGAAGGTGTCCTGGGTGATTTCCGCCGCGTCCGCTTCCGAGCGCGTCATCCGCAGCGCCAGGCCGTACACCCGGTCCTGGTGCAGGCCCACCAGGGCCTCGAAGGCGGACACGTCACCGTCCTGGGCCCGCATCAGGAGCCGCCGGTCTTCTTCCTGCCGGTCTTCTTCCTGGGGAGCCTCGTGGGACATGACGTTTCCCACCCAACCAGTCGAAAGGTTCCGCGTCAAGGCCGACGGCGAGGCCGCCGGGAGACGAAGCGGCTGACGTGTCCACTGTCCCGATCCCACAGCCGGAAGGGTTCAGCGGCCCACGCCCCGGCGTACTCCACGCCAATACGAGGCCCCCGCTCCACCCGCGCGTCCGGCACCGGCGTCCCCAGCGACAGGTACAGCCCCTCCGAGTCCAGCGTGAGGCCGTTGTGGTTCAGGTTGAGCCCCATCACCCGGCACAGCTTTCCCGGCCCGTCCGTCCGCTCGCCGGGCGGGATGCCCTCCACCGGCTCCACGCCCCGCACGAGCACCGCCGCGGCCACCCCGGGCGCGTCCGTCACCACGTTGAAGCAGTGGTGCATTCCATAGATGAGGTAGACGTACGAGCGCCCCGCCGGCCCGAACATCACCTCCGTGCGCGGCGTGCGGCCCTTGGACGAATGACACGCCAGGTCGTGCTCGCCCAGGTAGGCCTCCACCTCCACGATGCGGCCCACGCGCCGGCCCCGGACGCCGTCCACCACCAGCAGGGTGCCCAGCAGGTCGCGCGCTACTTCCAGGGTGGGCCGGGCGTAGAAGGACAGGGGAAGCGGTTTCATGGGGGCGGTCCTTCCCGCCTCATGGGGGTGATCGTCAACCATTGAGCGTCCCGGGACCGACGGCGGGCCCGACAAGCAAGCGTGTGTGCACCGCGTCGCGACGGCAGTTCACACCGGCCCGGGGCTGGGGCAGATTGCGCCGCATCATGTCCACTCCTGGCCGGCTCTCCGGTCTCCTGCTGCCTCTCTTCTCCCTGCGTTCGCGAACGGACTTCGGCATCGGTGATTTCGGTGCCATGGACGGGCTCTTCTCCTGGATGAAGGCCGCGCGTCAGCGCATGCTGATGGTGCTGCCGCTGCTCCCCACCGCGCCCGGCGACCCCAGCCCGTACGCCACGCGGTCCGCGTTCGGTCTGAACCCGCTGTTCATCGACCTGAACCAGGTGCCGGAGTTCCAGGCCACCGGCGCAGAGGGCGCGCTCAGCGACGCGCAGAAGCAGCAGCTGGCGGAGGCCCGCGCCGCGGCGCGCGTGCGCTACGACCTGGTGTTCCCGCTGAAGGACGCCGCGTTCGCTCGCGCCTTCGACCACTTCGAGAAGCATGAGTGGGCCCCGCGCACGCCGCGCGCCCAGGAGTTCCAGAAGTGGCGCGAGGCGCAGGGCGAGTGGCTGGAGAGCTACGCCCTCTTCACCGCCATCAGCGAGAAGGAAGACCGCCGTCCCTGGTGGCAGTGGCCCGAAGGCCTGCGCACGCGCCAGCCGGACGCGCTGCTCGCCATCCAGAAGGAAGGCATGGAGCGCCGCGTGCGCTACCACGCGTGGCTCCAGTGGCTGGCGGAGGCGCAGTGGAACCAGGTCCGCACGCAGGCGAAGGCGAAGGACGTGCTGCTGTGCGGGGATGAGCCCTTCATCATCGGGCAGGACAGCTCCGACTGCTGGGCCCACCCGGACATCCTGCGCCGCGACGCGCGCCTGGGCGTGCCTCCGGACGACTTCTCCGCCACGGGCCAGGACTGGGGCCTGCCCTACTTCGACTTCGCCGCGATGGAGAAGGACGACTACGCGTGGCTGAAGAAGCGCGCGGCCAAGGCGGCCAGCTACTACGACCTGCGCCGCGTGGACCATGCGGTGGGCTACTTCCGCCAGTGGATCCGCGACGAGAAGAACCCCACCGGCTACTTCGTCCCCGGGGACGAGCCCACCTGGCGCCGCCAGGGTGAGAAGCACTTCCGGCTCCTGTCGGAGGGCGCGGGCATCGTCGCCGAGGACCTGGGTGTAATTCCCCCGTTCGTGCGTCAAATCCTCGCGGACCTGAAGCTGCCCGGCTATCGGGTGCTGCGCTGGGAGCGCGACGACAACACCTATCGCGACCCGCACCAGTTCCCCGTCGTGTCGCTGGTCACCACCGGCACGCACGACACGGAGCCGCAGGCGGAGTGGTGGGAGCAGGCGCGCGACGACGAGCGCCAGAACGCCGCGCGCGCGTGGCCGGAGTTCCAGGGCGTGGCGGTGACGCGCGAGTTCACCCCGGACATCCACCGCGCCACGCTGGCCGCCGCGCTCAACGCGGGCTCGGACCTGTGCGTGCTGCCGTGGCAGGACGTGCTGGGCACCCGCGACCGCATCAACCTGCCCGGCACCATGGGCGACGCCAACTGGGCCTACCGCATCGCGCAGAACACGGACGCGCTGCTCACGGAAGCCCAGACGAAGGACGCCGCGGAGCGCCTGGCGTGGCTCACCGCCTCGTCGCGCCGCTAGCCTGAAGCTTCCCCCCCGGGGACCGCTGCCCCGGGGTTCGTGGACGACGGCCGCCTACTGCTGGCCGTTGTCCTCGATGCACTTCACCTGGCCGGGGAAGCCGTCGAACACGGCGCAGCGGCGGCCCGCCTTCGCGCACTCCAACCGGTCGCAGATGTTGTCCACGACGCACAGGGGCGGCGAGCGGCCGAACTCCAGGAACAGCTCCGCGCAGAAGCGGAGCGGATCCGCGCATCCGACCGAGCCACAGTAGGGCGTGTCGGCGAGGTTCTCTCCCTCCTTGAGTTGGACCACTTCGTCTTCGCTCACGCCGCAGCCGGTGGCCAGCACCAGCGTGGCCGACAGCAAGAGTGCGATTCGCCGGACCATAGGGGCCCGAATCTGACGCACCCCGGGCCCGGTTGCACGCGCCACGGAAGTGCCCGGGTTTTGGCGGACACTGACCCCGTCCCCCAGGTCGTGGAATGCGACACTCGCCGCACAAAGAAACATTGCGAAACGCGTCGGGGCTGGCCATCCGGTAAGAAACGTGGCGTGGCCGACGTCCGACTCCTCCGATTCCGCTCCGCCGTGCCCCTCGCGCTGACCGTGCTGCTGACGGCGTGCGCCACCACCTCCAATCAGCCCACCGGCCCCAAGGTGAAGTCCCTGGACATCGAGGGGACGAAGAAGGTGGACGACGGGGACATCAAGGACCGCATCCTCACGTCCTCCACGCCCTGGTACGCGTTCTGGCCCTTCGGCAAGGCGCACTACTTCGACACCAACGCGTGGCAGGCGGACCTGCGCCGCATCGAGCGCTTCTACCAGGCGGAGGGCTTCTACCAGGCGCAGGTGGAGTCCAACGAAGTCATCCCGGACGGCGACAAGGCCGTGCGCCTCAAGGTGGTGGTCAACGAGGGCGCGCCCACCGTCATCGACCGCATCGAAACGCACGGCCTGGAGTCCCTGGGCCAGGGGAAGGACCAGCCGTCTCAGCGCGAGCGGGAGC from Corallococcus exiguus harbors:
- a CDS encoding DNA-3-methyladenine glycosylase, with protein sequence MKPLPLSFYARPTLEVARDLLGTLLVVDGVRGRRVGRIVEVEAYLGEHDLACHSSKGRTPRTEVMFGPAGRSYVYLIYGMHHCFNVVTDAPGVAAAVLVRGVEPVEGIPPGERTDGPGKLCRVMGLNLNHNGLTLDSEGLYLSLGTPVPDARVERGPRIGVEYAGAWAAEPFRLWDRDSGHVSRFVSRRPRRRP
- a CDS encoding RNA polymerase sigma factor; the encoded protein is MSHEAPQEEDRQEEDRRLLMRAQDGDVSAFEALVGLHQDRVYGLALRMTRSEADAAEITQDTFLSAYQHLKDFRGEAAFGSWVHRIAANHALMRLRHRRVAQAAESELQTPEFTERGTLADYPVSDWSRDAEEKALDAELGQAIQQAADRLPEGYREVFLLKDVDGLSYEQIAEVTGDSIPAIKSRLHRARLALREAIDLFYNRDNRGV
- a CDS encoding 4-alpha-glucanotransferase, producing MSTPGRLSGLLLPLFSLRSRTDFGIGDFGAMDGLFSWMKAARQRMLMVLPLLPTAPGDPSPYATRSAFGLNPLFIDLNQVPEFQATGAEGALSDAQKQQLAEARAAARVRYDLVFPLKDAAFARAFDHFEKHEWAPRTPRAQEFQKWREAQGEWLESYALFTAISEKEDRRPWWQWPEGLRTRQPDALLAIQKEGMERRVRYHAWLQWLAEAQWNQVRTQAKAKDVLLCGDEPFIIGQDSSDCWAHPDILRRDARLGVPPDDFSATGQDWGLPYFDFAAMEKDDYAWLKKRAAKAASYYDLRRVDHAVGYFRQWIRDEKNPTGYFVPGDEPTWRRQGEKHFRLLSEGAGIVAEDLGVIPPFVRQILADLKLPGYRVLRWERDDNTYRDPHQFPVVSLVTTGTHDTEPQAEWWEQARDDERQNAARAWPEFQGVAVTREFTPDIHRATLAAALNAGSDLCVLPWQDVLGTRDRINLPGTMGDANWAYRIAQNTDALLTEAQTKDAAERLAWLTASSRR
- a CDS encoding radical SAM protein, which encodes MNLKSLSLPELEAALAPAQPSATAVRKVFAGVFAHARPTVDAVALAPQVPRRVADLLRAQAEMPSLKVVERRQAEDGFVKYLFESPLGGRIEAVRIPIFEEKYVVCVSSQVGCALACDFCMTGKLGFQRNLQTWEILDQVMQVRAEADRRVGGVVFMGMGEPLLNYKETIRAAQILSHPAGFSISGTAITFSTAGHVPAIRRYTKEGHPFRLAFSVTSAIPEKRAKVLPIEKTHPLPELIQAIREYSEARRERAMIAYVAIQGFNLEREDAEALKAAFEGIPIKVDLIDVTDPTGKYLPPTAEELSAFRDHLQILKAPIARRYSGGKEIGAACGTLAASQYGGTVLPTPAASPRQA
- a CDS encoding anti-sigma factor family protein, yielding MYTCKDSINLLLEFLEGEMPEEEARHLQEHLSGCKPCEEFLSTYRATPGLCKRAMALKMPREVSAKLTEFLRSKIKSCS